The genomic stretch CATGTGAGCTCAGATTAACGTTTGATGATGAATAATGGAACTGCTATTCTTTGACCTTCACCTTGCTTCCTGACTGAAGGTCGGGCGGCGGTTTCAGGACGACCCTGTCGCCGGGGGAGAGCCCCTTTCCCACTTCGACCATCCGGCCGAACGGATCTCCGAGTTCCACCGGCTCCGCGGTCACTGCGTCGTCCCTGACAAGGAACACAATTTTCTTTCCGTCCCTCACCGCGATCGCATCGGCGTCGACAGCAAGCCTCGGTTTCGAAGAGAGGGAGTCGCCGGTCCCTTTTGCGAGAAAATGGACCTTGGCCCCCATCTCCGGAAGGACCCGTTTATCGCGCTCAAGGAAGCGGATCTTCGTGAGCACGGTCGCTTTCGCCCGGTCGGCGGTCGGAACGATTTTGTCCACCATCCCCCGGTACCGCTTGTCGGGGTAGGCGTCGAGGGCGATTTCACACGGCTGCTCCTGCGCGATCCGCTCGATGTTGGACTCGGAGACGTCCGCCTCGACTTCCAGCGAAGACATGTCGGCGAGCGTCACGACCGCCACCTTGGAGCTGGCGCCTGCCGCGAACGGGGCGACCACTTCGCCGACGTCGGCATTCTTCGTGAGGATCGTTCCGTCGAACGGCGCGCGGATCATCGTATTCTCGAATTGCACCTGCGCCCACTTCAGGGCGGCGTCTTTCGATTGGATGGTCGCCACGACCCTGTCGTAGCGCGCCAGCGCCCCGTCGTATTCGGCCTGCGAGATCAGTCCGCGGGCCAGCAGCGCCTTGGCGCGGTCGAGCGAACGGGAGGCGTCCGCGCGGTCGGCCCGGGCCAGTTCCAGGTCCGCCTTTGCCTGGGCCAGTGCGGCCTCGACGTCGGCGCTTTCGATCCTGGCGATAATGTCCCCCTTTTTGACACGGTCTCCTTCATGATATCCGAGAAAGACGATGCGGCCGGTGGCCTTTGAGGCGATCGAGGCCTTCTGTTGTGCCACGACGTAGCCGCTGGCGGTGAGGATCTCATTCGACTGGGAGGGCGAAACGAAGGCGACCGTCGTCACGTCCACGAGGACGGCGCCGCCCACCGAGCTGCGGATGAAAATGAATGCGACGAGTCCGAGGAAGAGCGCCCCGGCAAGATAGAGGATAAGCCCGCTCCTGGACCGCGGGGGTTCCCCGGTTTCGCGCCGGATTTTAAGTTTTGAGAGGTCTTCCTGTGCCGTTTGCAAAACTCTGTACGAGAAAGTGAAGAGTGGAATGAATTGGGGCGGTGGCGGAAAGATAGAAAAATCGGAAATGGTTTGCAAGTGGAGCTCTCCCGCTTGAATATCAGGCTAAGTTTTTGCTTATTTTAGCGAACAATGTATATCCTGGGGATTGAGACATCATGTGACGAGACATCTGCGGCCGTCCTGCAGGACGGTGTGGTGCGATCGAACGTGATCTCCTCGCAACTTATCCACAGCCAGTATGGCGGAGTCGTCCCGGAGCTTGCATCGAGGGCCCACCAACGGCTGATCGTCCCCGTCGTGGACGATGCCCTCAGGATCGCCGGAATCCGGAAGAATCAGCTCGATGCCGTGGCAGTCACCTACGGCCCCGGCCTGATGGGGGCGCTCCTGGTGGGCCTCAGCTTCGCCAAGGCTCTTGCCTACGGTCTCCGGATCCCGCTCATTGGCGTGAATCACATGGAGGCGCATATCTATTCGAATTTCATCGGCGATCCCAAGCCGGAATTTCCCTTTCTCTGTCTGATTGTCTCCGGAGGACACACGCAGCTTGTCCTCATCCGGCAGCCGCTCGAACATGAACTGCTCGGGGAAACGCTCGATGACGCCGCGGGAGAGGCGTATGACAAGGTGGCGAAAATGCTGGGGCTCGGGTTCCCCGGGGGCCCGGCAGTCGATAAGCTCGCCCGGGAGGGGGATCCCCATTTTGTCGAGTTTCCGCGCTCCCTCCTGGGGGACGACAGCCTGGATTTCAGTTTCAGCGGGGTGAAAACCGCGATGCTCTACTGGCTACGGGATAACGGACATCTTCACCCGGGAAACCATGCGCCTGGAAGCGTCAAGCCTCCCGCCCCGGTGGCAGACCGGATACCTGACCTCTGCGCGAGTTTTCAATCCTCCATCATGGACGTGCTCGTCGAAAAGCTCCGGCGGGCGGTGGTCAGTACCGGCGTGGGGAACGTCGGCATCGCAGGCGGAGTCTCCGCGAATTCAGAGCTCAGGCGGCGGGCTGAAGCCCTGGCGCGAGAGAGAGGGTTCCGGCTCTTCATCCCCCGGCTGGAATATTGCACGGACAATGGCGCGATGATCGCAATGGCGGGAACTCTCCGGTTCATGAAAGGCATCACAGCCGGTTTGGAGCTGAACGCCGTCCCGAACCTGTCCCTCTGATGGGGCGCAGGGGACTCCTGTGATCGATCGCGTGAGCGCGAGTCCTTCAGGCGATCGTCTCGTGGCGCGCGCGTTGCCTGTGATACTTGCCGGAGGGGGAGCCATGTGCGTCTATGCGGCATGGAACGCCTTCCGGGTGAACGGGGCGTTCGGTTTCCCTCTCGACGATCCCTGGATTCACCTGCAGTTCGCAAGGAACCTGCACGATTATGGGGTGTTCTCATACTATAAGAATGAGATGGCGACCTCGGGATCGACTTCCCCGCTTTATACCGCGCTGCTCGCGCTTGGCTTTTTCATCATCCCGAACGAATTCGCCCTGAGTTACACATTCGGGATCGTTTTCCTGCTCCTCTCCGCCTTTGTTCTCTTTAAACTCGCGCGGCTCCTTCTCGGGAGCCAGCTCGCGGCCGTCGGAGCGGCGCTCCTCCTCCTCTTCGAGCCCCGGTTGGAATGGGTTGCCCTTTCAGGAATGGAAACGACGCTCTTCGTACTGGCGATCCTTTCTGCCTGGTACTTCTACGCTACCCGGAACAGGCTCGCCCTCGGCCTTTGCGCCGGACTGGCGATATGGGTCCGCCCGGATGCGGTCATTTTCCTGGCGGCGCTCTCCATTGATGTCCTCTACCGGCGATCCCTCTCCCGACCCGCGGCGTCCGGCAGGAAAACGGCGCCGGTTGCGCCACAAGGATCGGCCTGGCTCCTCCGGCCAGTCCTGATCGCGGCTCTCCTCGCGTGCGCCTACATCGCGTTCAATCTCTGGCTGTCCGGGTCGATCTTTCCGAACACCTATGCGGCGAAGTTGAAGAAGTACTCGGGGGGCACCGAACATTTTCTGGCCGAGGTATGGACATTCATAACCGCCGGGCACCTCGTCCTGTTTTCGCTCTTCATGGCCATCGGGACTCTCTCGGTCGTCCGGTCCGTTGCCGGGCGAAAGGAGGAGGGTCTTCTCCTCGCTCTCCTCTGGCCCGCAGGGATGATTCTTGCCTACTGGAAGAACCTGCCCTACCTCTACCAGGAGGGAAGGTACGTGATGCCGATTCTCCCCTTCATCATACTCCTGGGCCTCAGGGGAGTGTCAACATCACTCCTGGTGGCCGGGAAGGCTGTCAGGAGCCTCACACGGCGGAGAGTCATGTCCCTCGCCACGGCGGGGCTCATCGCTCTTTTCTGGATACAGTTTGCCTCGGCGTCATGGGAGATGAAGGAGAGGTACGCGGACTCGTGCAGATACATCGGCGAACGGCAGGTGCGAACCGCGATGTGGATCCGCGAGCATCTCCCCGAAACCGCATGTGTCGCGACCCACGATATCGGGGCCATAGGGTTCTATTCCGGCCGGAGGGTGGTCGATATGGTCGGCCTCGTCTCCCCCGAAATGATCGACAATATCGGAAGCCTCGACAAACTGATGCGCTTCCTGATCCGCAGGAAGGTCACGCACCTTGCGGTGCTGCGGAACTGGTTTGAGGTGGTCAACGAAAACCCGCTGTTCCAAACGGATGAACTCTCTCCGGAAATTATGGAGGTGTTTCCATTCGATCCCGCCCGCACACACTTCACCCCCGGAGTCGTGGGCGAGATGACCGGGAGCGCTGAATATTACCTCTCGAAAGGCGACCCGCGCAGCGCGCGGTCCATCCTCGAGCAATCGCTGAGAAGCGATCCCCGTTCTTCGAGGACGCATTATCTGCTGGGCCGGGCGTATCTCGAGCTGGGCGACCCGGAGAAAGCCGACTGGGAGATCAGGGAAGCCCTCCGGTTGCATCCCCGGTTTTGGGATGCGCGCTCCGCGAGCGCGGAGATCTCGGTGAAGCGAAACCGGCCGGAGCAAGCGGTCGCGATCCTCGAAGAATTACTCCGTGAGAACCCCCGCTATGCCGCGGGTTACAGGATGCTCGCCGGAGTGTACGGTTCGGTGCTCGGCGATACACTCAAGTCGAGGCAATACCTCGATCAGTACGACAGTATGATGAAGGGGGCGAAGTGACCAAGTGGATTCTCCGCGCCCTGGTTCTTCTCCTGGTCGGCGGGATCGTTCTCATCTATGAAATCCTCTGGGGGCCGAACTCGTTCGGGAGCGACCGGTTTGTCATCGTCTCCAAGGGGGAGAGCTTTGTTCAGATCCTCGACTCGTTCGACCGCGAAGGCATCATCCGGAGCAGGCTTCTCTTCGACGCGGCGGGCCGGTTGCTCGGCCTCACGACAAAAATGCAGATCGGAAAGTACCGGTTCAGGAGCGGGATGTCGAACACCGAGATGCTGGAGGATCTGCGTTTCGGAAAAACCATCGAACCGATCACGGTCACCATTCCCGAAGGGTTGAAATCGTCCCGCCAGGCCCGGATTTTTGCGCGGAGTCTGGGGATCGATTCCCTCCGGTTCATGACGCTTGTCTATGATTCGACGTTCGCCCACTCGCTCGGGGTTCTCTCGCCCTCCCTGGAAGGCTACCTGATGCCCGATACCTACAAGCTCTACTGGCAGATGGACGAAGAAGAGATCATCAAGGACGAAGTCGCCCAGTTCTGGAGGTTCATGAACGACACGCTCCTGGCGCACGCCGATTCGAGCGGGAGGTCGCTCAATGACATCCTCGCCATGGCCTCGATCGTCGACGCCGAAACGAAAATCGATTCCGAGCGGGCAGTCGTCGCCGGGGTCTACTATAACCGCCTTGAAAAGAAGATGAGGCTCGAGGCGGATCCGACCATCCAGTTCATTCTGGAAGACGGGCCGCGCCGCCTGAAGTTCAGCGACCTGTACCGCGAATCGGCCTACAACACGTACCGGCATACCGGCCTCACCCCCGGACCGATCAATAATCCGGGAAGGGCCTCGATCCGCGCGGCGCTCTACCCCGTCAGGCACAAGTTTTTATTTTTCGTCGCCAACGGGATGGGGGGGCACACGTTCACCCGGAGCTACAACCAGCACCGCCGGGCCGCCCAGCGCTTCCGGAAGTTCCGCGAAGAGCAGCAGGTCCTGAAAGAGGAGGATTAGAAGACGCCCGTCCGAACCGTTCCGTCGCCCGCCCAGGCGCTGCTGCATGCTCTTCTCTGCGGCATCATCCTGACGACCTCATTCTTTTGCGCCGGCCAGGTCGCACCCTCGGGCGGCCCGCCCGATACCACCCCCCCGGTGATTGTAAGCTCCTACCCGTCGCACGGAGCGCTCGGTTACCGGGACAACCGGCTGAACCTTGTGTTCAACAAGTATGTGGATCACTCGAGCGTGGAAGGATCGCTTTTCATTTCGCCGTCGGTCGGCGAACTGAACATCGCGTGGAGCGGGACGGAAGTGGAAATCCGGTTCTCGGATTCCCTGCGGCCGAACACCACCTATATCCTCACGGTCGGCACCGACGCGGTCGACACCAGAAAGAACAGGATGGCGAGCGCGTTCGCTCTTCCCTTTTCGACCGGCGAACATCTCGACTCCGCGAGCGTGTCGGGGAAAGTGTTCGACACGGCTCCGGGCGGTATCATGATCTTCGCCTACATCCTGGGGGGCCAACGGGGCGATACGCTCAACCCCACCCATACGAAGCCGGATTATGAGACCCAGACGGGGAAGGACGGGTCGTTTGTTCTGACGAACCTAGCCCTGGGGAGCTATCGGGTGATCGCGGTCCGCGACGAATACAGGAATCTCCTCTACGACCGCCAGACGGACGAGTTCGGGATGGCGACCTCGGATCTTCTGCTCGACAGCGCGAGGATGAAGATCGCGGGGATCCAATTCCGGATGACGAAGGAAGACACCACCCGCCCCTTTCTCTCAAGCGCGAGACCGCTCGACCGCTCGCACCTGCTTCTCCGCTTCAGCGAGGCGATGGACACCACAGGCGTCCGTGGGAGCTCGATTTCCATTCTCGATACCGCAACACACGAGAGTCTTCCGGTCCGGGATTTTTCGTTCGTGGACGGCTCGCTCCTTGCCGCCCAGGCTGTCACTGCGGACCAGGAGAGCAGCAAAACCTACCGTGCGGCATTATCGGGGATGAAGGACTTGCATGGAAACCCCCTGAATTCCCTTGCGGGAACGGGAGTCTTCACGGGTTCGCCTCTCGCCGACACGTCGAAGCCGGCGATAAAGCTGAGAGAGATTGAGGAGGGGGGAAGGAACGTTCCGGTGGAGGACAGCGTCGAAATCTTCTTCAGCGAGGCGATTCATCCCGCGGGCTTCGAGCACGCGTTCCAGTTGAGGGATACGTCAAACAAGCCTGTCGCCGGAAGCTTCAGGTGGTGGAGTTCGGCGCAGGTATCGTTCATCCCTGCGCGCGCTCTCAGCCTGTCAACGAGCTACCTCGTGAAAGTCGCGCTCGATTCGGTGAAGGATTTTTCAGGAAACCGGGCGGCGGATACCGTCTGGACGAGAAGGTTTCAGACTCTCGAGGAAAAAGCGGTGGGGAGCATCAAAGGGAAGGTGGTGGACGATTCCGCCGGAGCCGCGGGAACGATTTACATTGTCGCCTCCAATATCGCCTCCAGGGATGTGAAACCGATGAACGAAGCCCTCTCTTCTCCGGGCGCGTTCGTCTTTGAGCGGGTTCTCGAGGGGAAGTACACGATCGCGGGCTTCAGGGATTCGAACGGCGACGGAGGGTATTCGTTCGGGATGCCGTTTCCCTATCGTCCCTCGGAACGGTTCGACGTCTTTCCCGACACTCTGAAGGTAAGGGCACGATGGCCGCTGGAGGGGGTCGTCCTCCGCTTCCGCTAGCCCGCCGGTGATACCTCACTTTGGCGGCTTCCCTCCCCAGCTCGTCATGCTGACATGCTTTAGGTCAGCATCTTCCAACTCTTTTTGAATGATCCCGACCTGAAACATGTCGGGATGACGGCAAAAGATGAAAAAGCCACGCTCCGAACCCGCCGGGTTACTGGCGGTGATGTTCGATCTGTTTCTCCGGCTCAATGTTCAACTCGGGCGGCTTCGGAGGGAGATTCTTCAGGATGTTGTCCGGAACGATCCATGCCTGGTTGAAGCCGAGACCTCCCAGCCGTTTCAGCAGCCGGGCTGCGGAGGCCCGGTCCTCGTAATTGCCCACCCGCACCTTGTAGTAGGGAGAATCGAAGACAAGATAGGTCCATTCGTCCGGAAAACGGCTTTCCACGCTGTCCCTCACCTGAACCGCTTCGTCGATATCCTGCGTCAGCAACACCTGCACCCTGAATCCGGGGATTGTCTCCGGCACCGCGGTTGTGATAACGTTTGCGGCTTCGACAGCCGAGCGCTGCGTGATCTCCGCCTGTTTTACCACTTTGATATCGGCATCGTAGTCGGCGGGGTTGAACGACTTTTCGAACCGCTGGAGAAACCCGGCGTCGGACGGGATGCGCTCGGTCTTCGGTTCAACGGCCCTGGTGCCGGAACAATTCCAGAGCGAAATTGTTCCGAGGAGGAGAATTCCCGTCAGGACGATGAACGGGCGGTCACTTCTGGGGAATGTCTGTGGTCCACGCATCCTTGTAATCGCCGGGGTATTTTTGGAGCATCTCGTCGCGGAACTTCCGCGCGTCGTCTTTCGTCGCAAAACTCCCGACAAGCACCTTGTACAGGTAGCTCGTCCGGTCGTAATAGGTGTTGACGCTCACCGAGAACCGCTCCCGCGCGAGCGCGGCGACGCGATCGGCGTTATCCTGTTTCTGATAGGCCCCGACCTGAACCGCGAAGCCGGACGCCTGGCCGGAGGGGGAGGATGGTTCGTAGGCGGGCCTGCTCGTATTGTCGACTTTTACGTCGAACGTATCGCTCTTGGCGGGGCCGCCGGCCGGATTCTGACCGGAGGGGCTTTGAACCGTCGAAGAGCCGCCCTTCTCAGCCGAGCTTTCCTTCGATCCGGAGCATCCCCCGGCGAGGAGCAGTGCGACGAGAGCCCAGAGAACGAGCGATGGCTTGAACACATTCATGGTAACCTCGGATTGTGATGAACGTTAATATGATTGAGCCGCTTTCACCGCGGGAGCCTCTTTGCTCTCGCCGTTCCCGCCCACGATCTTCACGCTCGCGCTTGCGCCGATGCGGTCGGCTCCGCTTGCGACGAGTGCGAGGGCCTCTTCCCGGGTCCGCACTCCTCCGGAGGCTTTCACTCCCATCGCGGATCCGACGACATGCCGCATAAGCGCGATATCGCCGACGGTGGCTCCCCCTTTCGCGAAACCCGTCGAAGTCTTCACAAAATCCGCCCCCGCACGCTTCGCCAGAATACACGCCTTTATTTTCTCTTCGTCCGTAAGGAGGGAGGTCTCAAGAATCACCTTGGTAAGAGCCCGGTAGCGCCGGGCGGTGGTGACGACCCCGAAGATGTCATTTTCCACGTAATCGTATTCGCCGGATTTGAGCATCCCGACATTCACCACCATGTCGAGCTCTGTCGCCCCGTCGCGGAGCGCCTGTTCCCCCTCGAATGCCTTTCCCGCGGAGGTGATGGCGCCGAGGGGAAACCCGATCACCGTGCAGACCTTCACGGGCGTATCCCGGAGCAGCTTTGCGCAGAGTGAGACATAGCAGGGGTTGATGCAGACGCTTGCAAAATTGTATTTCTTCGCCTCCCGGCAGAGCACGGTGACCTGCTCTTTTGTGGCTTCGGGTTTGAGAAGGGTGTGGTCGATCATCCGGGCCAGTTCCGTTTCGATCCCGCCGGCGGCCTCGATCCCCATGCCTGCGCTGACACGAGCGGCCCCGGTGTGGACGATGGTCTTGACGCCTTCCCTGTTGTGGATGACGCAGAGGCCGTCGCTGCAGATACCGTCCTTACAGCACGATTTCCCGCCGGAGCTTTCGTGAAGGATCGATTCGACGAGCCGTTCAACCTCGCCTGGCAGCATCATTCCCTTCGGACAAATTGAGAAAATCCCACTATTCAGCTTCAATATACAACTTTATGAAAAAGAAACAAGCCCGCGTATTTTGTCATCCTGAGCGAAGCGAAGGATCTCGCAGGTCGGAAAGACGAGATCCTTCGGTCGCTACGCTCCCTCAGGATGACACGTTGGGTGAAATCGAGACACGACTGGTGCTTCTTGTATCTCTCGGGGCATTTTCTTAGATTCCCTTCGGTTTGACACCCATAACCTGAACCTTCCATGCGAATCTGCACCCGGACTCTATTTTTTCTCCCGGCGCTCGTCTTGTTGTGCGGCCCGGAGGTTCGCGCACAGGATAATAGCGCGTACAACTTTCTCCAGCTCGATGTCGGCGCGCGCGCCGCGGCGCTAGGCGGCGGTCCGGTGGTGATGGTCGATGATCCGAACGCCATCTTTTACAACCCCGCCGCGCTCGGGACGCTGACCCAGCGCAGAGTCTCCTTCGGTTTTTTCAAGCACCTTCTCGATATTAATGCGGGGCACGCCAGCTTCGGGACGGAAATTCCCAACCTGGGGTTTGTGGGCGCGGGGATCGTCTATATCAATTACGGCGAGTTTAACCGCACCGGCGAAGAGGGGGAGGATTTAGGGACATTCCATGCGGGCGAGCTCGCGGTGACCGCGGGCTATGCAGGGGCATTGCGGCCGGGGCTCGAGTATGGAGTGAACGCAAAATTCATCTACTCGTCGATCGCAGAGGCGCACTCTTCCGCCGCGGCTGTCGATCTGGGGTTGCAGTATGTGGCGATCCCCGACAGAATCACGCTCGGGATAAGCCTGCTCAACCTGGGGACCCAGCTCAATCCTTACGTCAACACACGGGAAGATCTCCCGCTCAACCTGCGCGTCGGGGCCGAGATCTACCCGGAACACCTCCCGGCGGCTCTCCTACTGAGCCTGGACCGGCTCAACGAGAAACAGGACTCCTTCGGTGAGAGGTTCAGGGCCTTCTCGGTGGGGCTCGACCTGCTTCCCGGGCCGAACGTCCACCTCCGGATCGGGTACAATAACGGACAGAGGCAGGATTTGAAAGTCCTTTCGAGTTCGGGGCTGGCGGGGTTTTCGATCGGAGGGGGGATCAACACGGACATGTACAGCGTCGATTATGCCTACTCGTCGCTCGGCCAGATCGGCGCCGTGCACCGGATCAGCATAACGTTCTGACCGGCGCGGCTCAGAATTTCTTGTAGGGGGTTTTCAGGTACCGCCCGGCCTGCTCGTGGGCGCCCTGGTAGTCGTCGAGCGCAAGCACCTTCCGGTACTGCTTCACCGCAAGATCCCGCTTCATCTGCAGGTCGTAAATCATCCCGATTTTCAGATTCACTCCCACCATGAAACCGGTCGGATCCTTATCGAGGAGCCGTGAAAGCTCGTCGCACCGGTAGAAGTGCTCGAGGGAGGCGGGATAGTTTGCCGTGTTCATCTCCTGCACGCCCAGATAATAGCGCGCCTCCCGTTCGAGGAGCCGGTCGTATCCGCGGTTCTTGTGCTCGACTCTCTCCAGGATCTCCCTGAAGGCAGTTGCACACGCTTCCCAGTTTCCGAGCGAGGCATAGCAGCGCCCGACATACTTGTGAAAGATCGGGTTGTTCGGGAACCGCGCGTGGAGTCTTAACGAAAGGGGGAGGGCCTGGTCCGGTTTTTTCTCGTAATTCTGCAAGACCTGCAGGAGAAAATAGGTCGCTTCAATGCTCGCGTACGTCCCGTTGGAGGCCGTCCTCGCGAGCTCTTTCAGGCCTTTCTTCTTGTTGCCTTCCGGAAAAAAAATCATGAAGGGTTTCACGAAAGGGTAAAGGTCGGGGATGATAGCGGCATAATAATGGTACAGACCCATGCCGAGGAGGACGTCGTTGTTCTCCGGCGCCAGTTTGTACGCCTCCTCCACGATGGGAAGGGCCGCGCGGCCGTCGCTCGCCGCCTTGAGCCAATCCTCCCGGTTGCCGTGCAACCTTCCCCGAAATCCGAGCGCTCCCCCTTTGAAAAAGAGCGCCGCTGTGTCGTGTTCGTTCTTATCGAGCCGCTTGTCGCACAGATCGATCACCCGGTCCAGTTCGGAAAGGAAGCGGTCGTCGTAGGCCGTGTTCTCAATGTCCGTGACGATTCTCCACCAGTCGACCATCGCGAGGAAAAAATAACCCGCCGGATGATCAGGCATCCGGCGGGCGATGTATTGAAACTCGGTCTTTGCGCTGTCGAACGAGAGATTGTAGACCTCCTCGATCCCCCGGTGAATGCGCGCTTCGGTTGCGGAATCGCCGATCCATTGGGCCGGCGAGGCGACGACAGAGAGCGCCGCAAGGAGCCCGATGCACATGCCCCTCGGTACTTTAAGGGACGGCCGGACGGATCCCGCTCTCAGAAGCTCCGGACTACGCGAAATCACTCGAGCTGGTTGTTCGCCGCGGCTTCCTTCAGCTTGTCGTTGGCGAAGATCGCCACTTCGACCCGCCGGTTCTGCTGCCGCCCTTCGGCGGTCGTATTCGAGGCGACCGGTGCGGTTTCACCGAAGCCCCTCGTCGTAATCCGGGACCCGGCGACGGAAAGGCCCTTCAGGTAGTCGGCGACCGACTGGGCCCGGCGCTCGGACAGGCGCTGATTGTAATCGGCTGTACCGGTCGAGTCGGTGTGGCCGTCGACCAGGATGTTCGTGTCGGGGTACTTGTTCAGGATCTTCGCGAGACTGGAGATGTTCGATTCTGCGGTGGGTTGAAGATCGGATGCGTTCGTCTTGAAGAGAATCCCGGAATCGAACGTGATCTTGATTCCCTCGCCGACCCGCTCAATCTTTGCGTTCTTGATGTCATTTCTCATCTCCTCGGCCTGCTTGTCCATATAATGACCGATCAGCACGCCTGCGGTGCCTCCGACCGCGGCCCCGATGATGACCCCGGCGGCAGTATTCCCCGCCGCGTGTCCGATGATCCCGCCGATAATTCCCCCGGCAGCAGCTCCTATTCCACCCCCCTTGACGGTGTTGCTCGCCCCGCAGCCCATCATGAGAAGGGAAGCGCAGATCACCAGAACGGTGAAGAGTTTGATGGGAGTTGTCATGGCGTCTCTCCTCTGAAATGATGTAAGTGTTGAGTTTGGATGGTTGCTATGCAGCTGAAATCCTTGAGGTAAGATATGAAACCACCCTGTCACTCGCAATTCGCTCCTGGGCCATCGAGTCGCGTTCCCGCACCGTGACAGTCTGATCCTCCAGCGTTTGCGAATCGACGGTGATGCAGAACGGTGTCCCGATTTCGTCCTGCCGCCGGTAGCGGCGCCCGACCGCGCCGCTCGCATCGTAAGAAACCCGGAGAGCGCTTCTCAACTCCTGTTCGATCTTCTTCGCTATTTCGGGCATTCCGTCCCGGTTCACGAGCGGAAAGACCGCGGCTTTGATCGGGGCGAGTCTCGGGTGGAGCTTCAGTACCACGCGGGTCTCCGCCGTCCCTTCGGCCGTGGGCGCTTCCTCCTCGGCATAGGCGTTCACGAGAAACGCCATACACGACCGGCTCGCTCCGGCCGATGTTTCGATGATATACGGCGTGAATTTCTCCTTCGATTCCTCTTCGAAATACTTGAGGCTTTTCCCGGAAAACTGCTCGTGCCGGGAAAGATCGAAATCGGTGCGGTTGTGCACCCCTTCGATTTCGCCCCAGCCGAACGGGAAGGAATATTCAACGTCGTAGGCATCCTTGGCGTAATGGGCGAGCTTCCCGGGCTCGTGGCGGTGCCAGCGGAGCTTGCCGGACTCCATCCCGAGCCGGTTGAACCAGCTCATCCGCTGTTCGCGCCAGTATTCGAACCATTCGACGTCGGTTCCCGGTTTCACAAAGAACTGCATCTCCATCTGCTCGAACTCCCGCGTCCGGAAGAGGAAGTTCTTCGTGTTGATCTCGTTCCTGAACGCCTTGCCGATCTGGGCGATGCCGAACGGGATCTTCTGGCGGGAGGAGGACTGAACGTTGAGAAAGTTCACGAAGATCCCCTGGGCCGTCTCGGGGCGTAGGTAGACGACGGCGCCCGAATCCTCGACCGGCCCGACGAATGTCTTGAACATCAGGTTGAATGTCCGGGCCTCCGTGAAGGTCCCCTTGTTTCCGCAATTGGGACAATTCAGGACCGGGAGGAATTTTTGGGGTTCAAGCTCCGCGCGCCTGCGGAATTCTTCCGTCATCAGAGTCTCGTCCGCGGGGAGCGCGGCCCCCGGCTCGACGGCGCGGAGAAGTTCCTTCTGCTTTTTGACCGACAGCTCCTCGAAGAGGATGTCGACGCGATAGCGGGATTTGCACTGCCGGCAATCGACCATCGGATCGGTGAAATTCTCCACGTGGCCGGAGGCCTCCCACACTTTCGGGTGCATGAGAATCGCCGCGTCGATCCCCTCGACGTTTTCCCGGTATGTCATTTCCTTCCACCACTCGGCCTTGATATTGTTCAGGAGCTCGACGCCCAACGGGCCGTAATCCCATGCGCCGTTCAAGCCGCCGTAGATCTCGCTCGACTGGAAGACGAAGCCCCTCCGTTTGCAGAGCGAGACCAGTTTATCCATCGATACCGTGCCGGGTTTCTCTTTTGCCATTGAACGTACTCTCTCTTTCGTTGATGATGGTGCGGAAAATTCGTGTGGTCCGGATTCAGACTTTCTTAGGGGGCCGGTCCCGGGCATCCCGTCTCAGATTGGGGGTCGGGCGGAGGATGATCGTCTGA from Bacteroidota bacterium encodes the following:
- a CDS encoding glycine--tRNA ligase; translated protein: MAKEKPGTVSMDKLVSLCKRRGFVFQSSEIYGGLNGAWDYGPLGVELLNNIKAEWWKEMTYRENVEGIDAAILMHPKVWEASGHVENFTDPMVDCRQCKSRYRVDILFEELSVKKQKELLRAVEPGAALPADETLMTEEFRRRAELEPQKFLPVLNCPNCGNKGTFTEARTFNLMFKTFVGPVEDSGAVVYLRPETAQGIFVNFLNVQSSSRQKIPFGIAQIGKAFRNEINTKNFLFRTREFEQMEMQFFVKPGTDVEWFEYWREQRMSWFNRLGMESGKLRWHRHEPGKLAHYAKDAYDVEYSFPFGWGEIEGVHNRTDFDLSRHEQFSGKSLKYFEEESKEKFTPYIIETSAGASRSCMAFLVNAYAEEEAPTAEGTAETRVVLKLHPRLAPIKAAVFPLVNRDGMPEIAKKIEQELRSALRVSYDASGAVGRRYRRQDEIGTPFCITVDSQTLEDQTVTVRERDSMAQERIASDRVVSYLTSRISAA